The Cellulomonas wangleii genome includes a region encoding these proteins:
- a CDS encoding putative F420-0 ABC transporter ATP-binding protein yields the protein MELTIAGVGTRLGGRWVLDGVDATPPPGALTGLLGPNGAGKTTLLRLVAGLLAPDAGAVLVTDPGAADPTPAVPVHRMDRRVRARHVALLEQDSGATVPLSVREVVALGRIPYRTLWGTDDDAGAVDRALDAASATHLSDRAWSTLSGGERQRVHIARALAQEPRLLLLDEPTNHLDVAAQLSMLAFVRDLGVTSVAALHDLNLAAAFCEHVIVLSAGRLAAAGPPSDVLTPALLRAVYGVDAEVLTHPGTGRPVIALTAPAGTSPQARDPRPAGA from the coding sequence GTGGAGCTGACGATCGCCGGCGTCGGGACGCGCCTGGGAGGCCGCTGGGTGCTCGACGGCGTCGACGCGACCCCGCCGCCCGGGGCGCTCACCGGGCTGCTCGGCCCCAACGGTGCGGGCAAGACGACGCTCCTGCGCCTGGTGGCGGGCCTGCTGGCGCCGGACGCCGGGGCCGTGCTGGTGACCGACCCCGGTGCGGCGGACCCCACACCGGCGGTGCCGGTCCATCGCATGGATCGGCGTGTGCGCGCGCGTCACGTGGCGCTGCTGGAGCAGGACTCCGGCGCGACGGTGCCGCTCAGCGTGCGCGAGGTCGTGGCGCTGGGCCGCATCCCCTACCGCACGCTGTGGGGCACGGACGACGACGCCGGTGCGGTGGACCGGGCGCTGGACGCCGCGTCGGCGACCCACCTGTCCGACCGGGCGTGGTCGACGCTGTCGGGCGGTGAGCGTCAGCGCGTGCACATCGCCCGGGCGCTCGCCCAGGAGCCGCGGCTCCTGCTGCTCGACGAGCCGACCAACCACCTCGACGTCGCCGCACAGCTCTCGATGCTCGCGTTCGTGCGTGACCTCGGGGTCACGAGCGTGGCCGCGCTGCACGACCTCAACCTCGCGGCGGCGTTCTGCGAGCACGTGATCGTGCTGTCCGCCGGTCGCCTCGCGGCGGCCGGGCCGCCGTCCGACGTCCTGACCCCCGCGCTGCTGCGGGCCGTCTACGGCGTCGACGCCGAGGTCCTGACGCACCCAGGCACGGGCCGTCCCGTCATCGCGCTCACGGCGCCGGCCGGCACGTCCCCGCAGGCCAGGGACCCGCGGCCTGCCGGGGCGTAG